The proteins below are encoded in one region of Podarcis raffonei isolate rPodRaf1 chromosome 6, rPodRaf1.pri, whole genome shotgun sequence:
- the PDIA4 gene encoding protein disulfide-isomerase A4 isoform X3, with the protein MRDFVAPGETSVDDDDEDIDDYDEDDSSEIKEENGVVVLNDANFDTFVEGKDTVLLEFYAPWCGHCKQFAPEYEKIAQALKENDPPIPVAKIDATAASTVSGRFDVSGYPTIKILKKGQPVDYEGSRTEADILAKVKEVSQPDWVPPPEVTLVLTSENFDLVVNEADIILVEFYAPWCGHCKRLAPEYEKAAKELSKRTPPIPLAKVDATAETDLAKRFDISGYPLLKIFRKGKPFDYNGPREKYGIIDYMIEQAGPPSKQIQAVKQVQEFVKDGDDVIIIGVFKGDQDPAYQLYQDAANNLREEFKFHHTFSNEISTFLKVDPGKLVVMQPEKFHSKYEPKMHVLDIKDSTDATEVKDHVVKHALPLVGHRKSANDAKRYTKKPLVVVYYTVDFSFDYRVATQYWRNKVLEVAKDFPEYTFAIADEDDYSSEIKDLGLVDSGEDVNAAIFDEGGKKYAMEPEEFDSDVLREFVVSFKKGKLKPIVKSQPVPKNNKGPVKIVVGKTFESIVMDPKTDVLIEFYAPWCGHYKKLEPIYTELGKKYKTQKNLVIAKMDATANDVTNENYKVEGFPTIYFAPSNKKKDPIKFGSGERDLESLSKFVEEYATKLSRTKEEL; encoded by the exons gTGTGGGCATTGCAAGCAGTTTGCACCAGAATATGAAAAAATAGCCCAAGCATTGAAAGAAAATGACCCTCCCATCCCAGTTGCCAAAATAGATGCTACAGCAGCCTCCACGGTGTCAGGGCGTTTTGACGTGAGTGGCTACCCAACCATCAAAATTCTGAAGAAGGGGCAGCCTGTGGATTATGAGGGCTCAAGAACAGAAGCAG ACATTTTGGCTAAAGTGAAAGAAGTTTCGCAGCCTGATTGGGTCCCACCACCTGAAGTCACATTAGTGTTGACCAGCGAAAACTTTGATTTAGTCGTGAACGAGGCTGACATAATCCTGGTTGAATTCTATGCTCCATG GTGTGGGCACTGCAAGCGGTTGGCTCCAGAATATGAGAAAGCAGCCAAGGAGTTGAGCAAGAGAACGCCTCCAATTCCCCTTGCTAAAGTTGATGCTACTGCTGAAACCGATCTTGCTAAGAGATTTGACATTTCTGGATATCCATTACTCAAGATCTTCCGCAAAGGCAAACCTTTTGATTACAATGGTCcaagagaaaaatacg GCATCATTGATTACATGATAGAACAGGCTGGCCCTCCATCCAAACAGATACAGGCTGTCAAACAGGTACAAGAATTTGTGAAAGATGGAGACGATGTCATTATTATTGGGGTTTTCAAAGGAGACCAGGACCCAGCCTACCAACTGTATCAAGATGCTG ctaATAACCTAAGAGAAGAATTCAAGTTCCATCATACCTTCAGCAATGAAATTTCAACCTTTTTGAAAGTGGACCCAGGAAAACTGGTGGTGATGCAACCTGAAAAATTTCACTCAAAATATGAAcctaaaatgcatgttttagaCATTAAA GATTCCACTGATGCCACTGAAGTGAAAGACCACGTGGTGAAGCATGCCTTGCCTCTTGTGGGTCATCGCAAATCTGCCAATGATGCTAAGAGATACACCAAGAAGcctctggtagttgtttattatACAGTGGACTTCAGCTTTGATTATCGTGTTG CTACTCAGTACTGGCGAAACAAAGTCTTGGAAGTGGCTAAGGACTTCCCAGAATATACTTTTGCAATTGCGGATGAAGACGACTATTCTTCTGAGATAAAGGATCTGGGACTTGTTGACAGTGGAGAGGATGTCAATGCTGCTATATTTGATGAAGGTGGTAAAAAGTATGCCATGGAACCAGAAGAGTTTGATTCTGATGTGCTGAGGGAATTTGTTGTCTCATTCAAAAAAG GTAAACTGAAACCCATTGTGAAGTCCCAACCAGTACCAAAAAATAACAAGGGTCCTGTGAAGATTGTAGTTGGCAAAACGTTTGAATCTATAGTGATGGATCCAAAGACTGATGTTCTTATAGAGTTCTATGCTCCCTGGTGTGGACACTATAAGAAGCTTGAGCCCATTTATACTGAGCTGGGTAAAAAATACAAAACTCAGAAAAACCTGGTCATTGCCAAAATGGATGCTACTGCCAATGATGTCACCAATGAAAATTACAAAGTAGAAGGATTCCCCACTATCTATTTTGCTCCTAGCAATAAGAAAAAGGATCCTATTAAATTTGGAAGTGGAGAAAGAGATCTGGAAAGCTTGAGCAAATTTGTAGAAGAATATGCCACCAAACTAAGTAGGACAAAAGAAGAACTTTAG
- the LOC128415156 gene encoding zinc finger protein 135-like: SYKCVECGKSFSHSHDLTSHQRIHTGEKPYQCMECGKKFITSSSLTSHQRIHTGEKPYQCGECGKKFITSSSLTSHQRIHTGEKLYQCGECEKSFWVSSDLTKHQKLHTGEKPYQCMECGKSFSSSSNLTSHQRIHTGEKPYQCGECGKSFNQSSSLTSHQRIHTGEKPYQCMECGKSFNQSSSLTSHQRIHTGEKPYQCMECGKSFSHSSAVTKHQRIHTRKKHYQCGECGKSFRNSSHLTSHQRIHTGEKPYQCMECGKSFSQSSNLNSHQGINTGEKPFIL; the protein is encoded by the coding sequence tcctataagtgtgtggaatgtggaaagagcttcagtcacagccatgatctcacttcccatcaaagaattcacacaggggagaaaccctatcagtgcatggaatgtggaaagaaattcattacaagctccagtctcacttcccatcagagaattcatacaggagagaaaccctatcagtgtggggaatgtggaaagaaattcattacaagctccagtctcacttcccatcagagaattcatacaggagagaaactctatcagtgtggggaatgtgaaaagagcttctgGGTGAGCTctgatctcactaagcatcagaaacttcatacaggggagaaaccctatcagtgcatggaatgtgggaagagcttcagtagcagctccaatctcacttcccatcagagaattcatacaggggagaaaccctatcagtgtggggaatgtggaaagagcttcaatcagagctcctctctcacttcccatcagagaattcatacaggagagaaaccctatcagtgcatggaatgtggaaagagcttcaatcagagctcctctctcacttcccatcagagaattcatacaggagagaaaccctatcagtgcatggaatgtggaaagagcttcagtcacagctctgctgtcactaagcatcagagaattcatacaagaAAGAAACactatcagtgtggggaatgtggaaagagcttcaggaatagCTCCCATCtgacttctcatcaaagaattcatacaggggagaaaccctatcagtgcatggaatgtggaaagagcttcagtcagagctccaatCTCAATTCCCATCAAGGAATtaatacaggggagaaacccttcatTCTatag